The segment ACCAGGCTGCACAAACCGGCGCGGGCGGCGTAAGCGGCCATGGAAGCGGAGGTGTTGCCGGTGGAGGCGCATGCCACCCAGCGGAAGCCCTCTTGCCTGGCGACGGAGAGGGCCGCGGTCATGCCGGTGTCTTTGAACGAACCGGTGGGGTTCATGCCCTGGTGTTTGGCCAGCAAGCGTTCGATGCCGGCGCTACGCGCACAGCGCGGAAGTTCGTAAAGGGGCGTATTGCCCTCGCGCAGGGTCACAGCCTGGCGCACGTCGTGGAGGATGGGCAGCAGCTCGCGAAATCGCCAAACGCCGCTTTGGTCCAGAGGGTCGTGCGAGGTCTTGCGCTCTTTCCAGGTCCGTTTCAGAGCCGCCGGGTCGCACGACAGGCCGGGATAGCAGGCTTCCAGCAGGTCGCCGCAGCGGGCGCAGCGGAAGTCCGGCGCGGCAGTGTGCACCGTGTTGCCGCATCCGCAGCAGCGCAGGCGGGCGACCGCGGGCAGCGCTCCAAAGTGGACATCGGAGGTCATGCCGGCGTCCGCTCCGCGACGCTGGCGCGCGCCGGCGAGGCCGCGCCGAGGAATTCCTGGTGCACGGCGTGCACCACCTCGTTGGCCGAGACGGCCGGCACCGCGAAGCAGATGTTGAGCTCGCTGGCCCCTTGCGTCATCGCAATCACGCTCACGTTGCGCCGTGCGACTGCAGCGAACAGCCGCGCCAGGATGCCGAAGGTCCCTTTCATGGTCTCGCCCAGCACGGCAATGACCGCGATGTTGCGCTGCACCTCCACCTGGTTGAGGATGCCGTGCTTCAGTTCATTGCGGAACAGGCGATGGATGACCGCCAGCACGTGCTCCGTGTCCCGTTCGCGGAAGACCAGCCCCAGCGCATTTTCCGAAGAGGACTGGGTGGAGAACAGCACGTCCACATGCTCGTGGGCCAGGCGCAGAAAGAGACGGCCGAAGATCTCGGCGAAGTGCACGTCGCGCCGGGTGGTCAGGGTCAGCAGCGACGCCTGGGTGACCGCGGTCACCGCCTTGACCGGGGAACCGATGGGCGCCACCGTGGCGGCGATCCGGGTCCCGGCAGCCTGCGGCGCGAACGAGTTCTTGATCCATACCGGGATCCCGGCCTGCATGGCGGGCCACACCGCACGGCGATGGATGACCTTGGCGCCGTAGTAGGAGAGTTCGATCGCCTCCGCGTAGGTGATCTCCGGCAGCGTGCCGGCCTCGGGGCAGACCCGGGGATCGGCGGTCAGGACCCCGTTCACGTCGGTCCAGATCCAGATCTCGCCGGAGGCGATGGCGGTGCCCAGGATGGTGGCGGAGTAATCCGATCCACCGCGGCCCAGGGTCGTCG is part of the Terriglobales bacterium genome and harbors:
- a CDS encoding pyridoxal-phosphate dependent enzyme — translated: MTSDVHFGALPAVARLRCCGCGNTVHTAAPDFRCARCGDLLEACYPGLSCDPAALKRTWKERKTSHDPLDQSGVWRFRELLPILHDVRQAVTLREGNTPLYELPRCARSAGIERLLAKHQGMNPTGSFKDTGMTAALSVARQEGFRWVACASTGNTSASMAAYAARAGLCSLV
- a CDS encoding aspartate kinase; translation: MSLITMKFGGTSVGDAERLRDVGAIVRQAAQRDKVVVVVSAMAGVTDLIVRALQAATAGSQSTVVEVLRGVQRRHQAVLDELFPADSRDAIREQVDAVLEQLHEFCHALSLLRSSTPQVLDVALPMGEKMSAQILAAYLGQDGTKAAYVDAVHVLVTDDKFGDASPDMEGTRRRCRETLLPLLDQGVVPVITGYCGATAKGQPTTLGRGGSDYSATILGTAIASGEIWIWTDVNGVLTADPRVCPEAGTLPEITYAEAIELSYYGAKVIHRRAVWPAMQAGIPVWIKNSFAPQAAGTRIAATVAPIGSPVKAVTAVTQASLLTLTTRRDVHFAEIFGRLFLRLAHEHVDVLFSTQSSSENALGLVFRERDTEHVLAVIHRLFRNELKHGILNQVEVQRNIAVIAVLGETMKGTFGILARLFAAVARRNVSVIAMTQGASELNICFAVPAVSANEVVHAVHQEFLGAASPARASVAERTPA